A window from Bdellovibrionales bacterium encodes these proteins:
- a CDS encoding HAMP domain-containing histidine kinase, giving the protein MEKYKKASIVGLWLYFVISTLVTFQEYPAVLEGRELYLGTKVILQIWLLGICIWYPMNPYGLWPNIMVGIHIIVSNIHGQYFSPWYVFSYIEMILAYSFLFPVPRKPFNILLIVGTAAFLGISIYRYDEVYRWMYESQPMDLVTTTVSAAVVAWMCHNFFTADRTYREELIRKFGIIGVQAATIVHDIKSMLSAPRLYTDLLKQKIPQNDSELSILVDSLEKQLMNINRAVTGLNQVVALQDQKKEEFSVRDIVIEVGETLSLQSRSIELQARGDLRMVTEKALVKSILFNIMMNSIHAFRRNKISHPVIRVFCDSDAFVISDNAGGFPEAILKSIANYRFDAFDGTGMGLFLVWNGVQTLGGRVYFTNGVDGAQIKISVPLKTQAQGRKNLRYFLRPS; this is encoded by the coding sequence TTGGAAAAATATAAAAAAGCCAGCATCGTAGGTCTCTGGCTCTATTTTGTTATTTCCACCCTTGTCACTTTCCAAGAATACCCTGCTGTACTCGAAGGCCGAGAACTTTATCTCGGCACCAAAGTCATTTTGCAAATCTGGTTGCTCGGTATTTGTATTTGGTACCCAATGAATCCATATGGTCTCTGGCCGAATATTATGGTGGGGATTCACATCATTGTTTCAAATATCCATGGGCAGTACTTCTCACCATGGTATGTGTTTTCATACATTGAAATGATTTTGGCATACTCGTTTTTATTTCCGGTGCCGCGAAAGCCTTTTAACATTTTGTTGATTGTCGGAACAGCGGCGTTCTTAGGCATTTCGATCTATCGCTATGATGAAGTCTATCGGTGGATGTATGAATCGCAGCCGATGGATCTGGTGACAACGACTGTTTCCGCGGCCGTGGTTGCATGGATGTGCCATAACTTTTTTACGGCGGACAGAACATACCGCGAAGAACTCATTCGCAAATTCGGTATTATCGGCGTACAGGCGGCGACGATCGTCCATGACATCAAAAGCATGCTGTCGGCTCCGCGTCTCTATACGGATCTTTTAAAGCAAAAAATCCCGCAGAACGACTCGGAGCTCAGCATCCTGGTAGACAGTCTCGAAAAACAACTCATGAACATCAATCGAGCGGTGACGGGACTTAACCAAGTGGTGGCTTTGCAGGATCAAAAGAAAGAAGAGTTCTCGGTTCGTGATATTGTCATTGAAGTCGGAGAAACGCTGAGCCTGCAGTCGCGCAGTATCGAGCTGCAAGCGCGCGGTGACCTTCGCATGGTCACCGAGAAGGCTTTGGTGAAATCCATCTTGTTCAACATTATGATGAACTCGATCCACGCATTCCGCCGGAATAAGATCTCGCATCCGGTGATTCGCGTGTTCTGCGACAGCGATGCTTTCGTGATCTCGGATAATGCCGGGGGCTTCCCGGAAGCAATTTTGAAATCTATTGCAAACTATCGTTTCGATGCCTTTGATGGCACAGGCATGGGGCTCTTCCTTGTGTGGAATGGAGTGCAAACCCTCGGCGGCCGTGTCTATTTCACCAATGGTGTGGATGGCGCTCAGATTAAGATCTCTGTGCCGCTCAAGACCCAGGCGCAGGGACGCAAGAACCTTAGGTATTTCCTCAGACCTTCCTAG
- a CDS encoding response regulator transcription factor, with amino-acid sequence MSLPTLLLIDDDREFIKAQTAAFGAGYDIVSAEGVNSALQILKTKEFDCVLIDYFLNDGNGHDVASWIANNMPWCSVILISARLDKKIAVDSFSHRVFDVLEKPYSLETALTKVQAALLETKKKKEVLARKSNDAWSLDRERRVFRCGPDVIMLTSTEVKILDVLIVATNQVVSRDKLVQAIWGSMNVADNTLDTHLTNLRKKAPFFKTMIKGVRGVGYIFEP; translated from the coding sequence ATGAGTTTACCGACGCTACTTTTGATTGACGACGATCGCGAGTTTATCAAAGCGCAAACTGCTGCTTTTGGTGCTGGCTATGATATTGTGTCCGCTGAAGGCGTGAACTCTGCTCTGCAAATTCTCAAGACAAAAGAATTCGATTGCGTGCTTATTGATTACTTCTTGAATGATGGCAATGGGCACGATGTTGCAAGTTGGATTGCGAACAACATGCCTTGGTGTTCTGTCATTCTCATCAGTGCACGTCTCGATAAAAAAATCGCCGTCGATTCATTCTCGCATCGAGTTTTCGATGTGCTTGAAAAACCTTATTCTCTTGAGACAGCGTTGACTAAAGTTCAGGCTGCTTTGCTAGAGACAAAGAAAAAGAAAGAAGTTCTCGCTCGTAAGTCGAATGATGCTTGGTCTCTGGATCGCGAAAGAAGAGTTTTCCGCTGCGGTCCTGATGTGATCATGTTGACTTCAACTGAAGTTAAAATTTTAGATGTCCTCATTGTAGCCACAAATCAAGTCGTGTCTCGCGACAAGTTGGTGCAAGCTATTTGGGGCTCGATGAATGTTGCCGATAATACCCTGGATACTCATCTGACAAATCTCCGTAAGAAAGCTCCCTTCTTTAAAACCATGATCAAAGGTGTTCGTGGTGTTGGCTATATTTTCGAGCCATAG
- a CDS encoding MaoC family dehydratase, whose protein sequence is MVTLSNNGRDKEVGFKANVEVKVTDQMVRQFAEMSGDFNPIHLDDNYAKTTRFGRRIAHGMIVGALISRALNEKIGQGGVYLGQNLKFVNPVFIDDVVNIELTITGLRKEKGIATVDTTAKKQTGETVVKGEAIIMMSQ, encoded by the coding sequence ATGGTTACCCTCAGTAATAACGGTAGAGATAAAGAAGTCGGATTTAAGGCAAATGTGGAAGTGAAAGTGACTGACCAAATGGTTCGTCAGTTTGCTGAAATGTCTGGCGACTTCAATCCTATTCATCTCGATGATAATTATGCAAAAACCACTCGCTTTGGTCGTCGCATCGCCCACGGCATGATCGTTGGTGCATTGATCTCGCGTGCATTGAATGAAAAAATTGGACAAGGTGGGGTTTATCTCGGACAAAACTTGAAATTTGTTAATCCAGTTTTCATTGATGATGTTGTAAACATAGAATTGACTATAACTGGTCTTCGCAAAGAAAAAGGAATTGCAACTGTCGATACCACTGCGAAAAAGCAAACTGGTGAGACTGTTGTAAAAGGCGAAGCGATCATCATGATGTCTCAATAA
- a CDS encoding PhoH family protein: protein MSKSKRRKIVVDTNVILFDAQAILRFGEADVHIPISVIEEVDKFKRDQGENGRNARQFSRFVDVLRAKGSLAQGVQLDNSETVVYISTDLMLGGMPPEFDQAKADNRILNTALALQKQHPRTKVELITKDINLRIKADVYGIFAKDYEPTDVSQEDMYEGYLELEISPERIDAFYKDKKYVPEGAKLYANQYVIMKDASNPNHSAIGRYSQADQAIIPLINPSDSIWGVHARNVEQAFALDSLLNDDILFVSLVGKAGTGKTLMALAAGLFKTLDEGRFQRLLVSRPIFPMGKDIGYLPGDIEQKLNPWMQPIFDNVEFLMGADKKASGRAQELINQGMLNIEPLTYIRGRSIPKQYLIVDEAQNLTPHEIKTIVTRAGRGTKVILTGDVYQIDNPYVDSANSGLTYAVERFKGHPIAGHVTLTKGERSELAELAANIL from the coding sequence TTGAGTAAATCCAAACGCAGAAAAATTGTCGTTGATACCAATGTCATTCTTTTCGATGCTCAGGCAATTCTTCGCTTCGGCGAAGCAGACGTCCATATTCCTATTTCCGTCATTGAAGAAGTTGATAAGTTCAAACGTGACCAAGGCGAGAACGGTCGAAATGCCCGTCAGTTTAGCCGCTTCGTGGACGTGCTCAGAGCAAAAGGCTCGTTGGCTCAAGGAGTGCAGCTTGATAACAGCGAAACGGTCGTTTATATCAGCACGGACTTGATGCTCGGAGGGATGCCTCCGGAGTTTGATCAGGCCAAAGCAGATAATAGAATCTTGAACACGGCTCTTGCTTTGCAGAAGCAACATCCCCGTACAAAAGTAGAATTGATCACAAAAGACATCAATCTGCGTATTAAGGCCGACGTCTACGGCATCTTCGCCAAAGACTATGAGCCGACGGATGTTTCTCAAGAAGACATGTACGAAGGCTACCTTGAGCTCGAGATTTCTCCAGAGCGCATCGATGCTTTCTACAAAGATAAAAAGTACGTTCCAGAGGGCGCAAAGCTTTATGCGAATCAGTACGTGATCATGAAAGATGCTTCGAATCCGAATCACTCAGCGATCGGCCGCTACTCGCAAGCAGATCAAGCGATCATTCCTTTGATCAATCCGTCGGACAGCATTTGGGGCGTTCACGCCCGCAACGTCGAGCAGGCCTTTGCTCTCGACAGTTTGTTGAATGATGACATTCTGTTTGTTTCACTGGTGGGCAAAGCGGGAACAGGGAAGACCTTGATGGCTTTAGCTGCGGGTTTGTTTAAAACCTTGGACGAAGGCCGCTTTCAAAGGCTTTTGGTGTCGCGCCCAATTTTTCCAATGGGTAAAGACATTGGTTACTTGCCGGGGGACATTGAACAGAAGCTCAATCCATGGATGCAGCCGATTTTCGACAACGTTGAATTCTTAATGGGAGCTGACAAAAAAGCTTCCGGCCGAGCTCAAGAGTTGATCAATCAGGGGATGTTGAATATCGAACCTCTGACATATATTCGTGGTCGAAGTATTCCTAAACAATATTTAATTGTGGATGAGGCGCAAAACCTAACTCCCCATGAGATCAAAACGATCGTGACCCGTGCGGGCCGCGGGACAAAAGTGATTCTGACGGGCGACGTTTATCAGATCGACAACCCTTACGTTGACTCAGCGAATAGCGGTCTGACCTACGCAGTAGAGCGTTTTAAGGGCCATCCAATTGCTGGACACGTAACTCTCACGAAGGGTGAGCGTTCCGAGCTTGCAGAGTTGGCAGCGAATATTCTGTAA
- a CDS encoding PilZ domain-containing protein — translation MAKVIDITSRVKHQNSSEKSKQLAAPVLDMTVAREEMLNKDRREVKRTILTEFVGAYVVLPEKGLMKVTLYDISENGIAFDLELQEGTFLEGEEVAFRVYLNHTTYFPFTVSVLNSRRLDDEAVIRHGAQFVKGTVNDVALHHFVKFIENVSAGLRKDDGDILVSNIS, via the coding sequence ATGGCAAAGGTCATTGATATCACAAGTCGCGTAAAGCATCAGAATTCTTCAGAAAAATCAAAACAGCTGGCCGCTCCTGTATTGGATATGACGGTGGCTCGTGAAGAAATGCTCAATAAGGATCGCCGTGAAGTCAAAAGAACGATCCTGACTGAGTTTGTGGGTGCTTACGTGGTCCTTCCTGAAAAGGGTCTCATGAAAGTGACTCTGTATGATATCTCAGAAAATGGAATCGCTTTCGATCTCGAACTTCAAGAGGGGACCTTCCTCGAAGGGGAGGAAGTCGCATTCCGCGTATATCTTAATCATACGACTTACTTTCCGTTCACAGTCTCTGTGTTGAATTCTCGCCGCTTGGATGACGAAGCTGTGATCCGCCATGGGGCTCAGTTTGTAAAAGGCACCGTGAACGATGTTGCGCTTCATCATTTTGTTAAGTTCATCGAAAACGTGAGTGCGGGTCTTCGCAAAGACGACGGTGACATTCTCGTTTCAAACATCTCGTAA
- a CDS encoding TonB family protein, with translation MSILRALILSLIVHSLLVLILDKGAPYFEPKHVDITTIDLVEKPETPAQKKAEKKSKNDRQIIRQALAPKEELKEDDTDLARFLSADKQRVRKEMQAAASGMTQNRAAGQKDPSESKEEKLKQQKDPRKERPKDYDPEGVDIAKNLKEYAQSVQDAPSTMGDALPQDVSIGSFTALNTDRYMYYSFYARIEELVRFRWESRVRSVVDSFDRNYILSVVGRRNWITAVDIWLTKDGRYHSAHILKESGIQRFDQAAVLAFKEAAMFPNPPQDMVEDDGFIHLKYSFNVSFRPSAVVQSE, from the coding sequence ATGAGCATTTTGCGCGCTTTAATCCTCAGCTTGATTGTGCACTCTCTCTTGGTCCTTATCTTGGACAAAGGGGCGCCTTATTTTGAGCCAAAACATGTTGATATCACGACCATCGACTTGGTTGAAAAGCCCGAAACTCCCGCACAAAAAAAAGCTGAAAAGAAAAGCAAAAATGACCGCCAGATTATTCGCCAGGCGTTGGCTCCGAAAGAAGAGCTGAAGGAAGATGACACCGATCTTGCGCGCTTTCTTTCTGCCGACAAACAGCGTGTCCGCAAAGAGATGCAAGCGGCGGCAAGTGGCATGACTCAAAATCGCGCCGCCGGTCAGAAAGACCCTTCAGAATCCAAAGAAGAAAAGCTCAAGCAGCAAAAAGATCCGCGCAAGGAACGTCCGAAGGACTACGATCCCGAGGGAGTCGACATTGCTAAAAACCTGAAAGAGTATGCACAAAGTGTGCAGGATGCTCCGTCCACCATGGGGGATGCGCTTCCACAAGACGTGTCCATCGGTAGCTTCACGGCACTCAATACCGATCGCTACATGTATTACTCATTCTATGCGCGCATCGAAGAGCTCGTTCGTTTCCGTTGGGAAAGCCGCGTTCGCTCCGTCGTCGACTCGTTTGACCGCAATTATATCTTGAGCGTTGTCGGCCGCCGTAACTGGATTACAGCCGTTGATATTTGGCTCACAAAAGATGGCCGCTATCACTCTGCGCATATTTTGAAAGAGTCCGGCATTCAACGTTTTGACCAAGCCGCCGTTTTGGCTTTCAAAGAGGCCGCCATGTTTCCGAATCCCCCTCAGGACATGGTCGAGGACGATGGCTTTATTCATCTCAAATATAGCTTTAATGTCAGCTTCAGACCCTCGGCCGTCGTCCAATCTGAGTAA
- a CDS encoding outer membrane beta-barrel protein: MKKTLRILPFLMLFLLPMGAHAMFTEVGLTYGRKKTTFDANNNYDSETTTASVSFYFAEKLALELSYTEATGIQNQQASAADTPRTIYQKTQIIGADLIVVFADKKALFQPFIKGGMAQISRRQEIKDGNFPTQVLEPDVAVAPSYGLGIKIALTDTFGLKASYSVWQTPIGGGAKTNDDAVSAGITWMF, translated from the coding sequence ATGAAAAAGACTCTGCGAATACTGCCATTTCTGATGTTGTTTTTACTGCCGATGGGCGCGCACGCGATGTTTACTGAAGTCGGTCTGACCTATGGTCGCAAAAAAACCACTTTCGATGCCAATAATAATTACGACTCTGAAACGACAACCGCGTCCGTGTCTTTCTATTTCGCAGAAAAGCTCGCGCTTGAATTGAGTTACACTGAAGCCACGGGAATTCAGAATCAACAGGCCTCCGCTGCAGATACTCCTCGCACGATTTATCAAAAAACTCAGATTATAGGCGCCGACCTCATCGTGGTTTTTGCTGATAAGAAAGCCCTGTTCCAGCCTTTTATTAAGGGCGGGATGGCGCAGATCTCACGCCGCCAAGAAATCAAAGACGGCAACTTCCCAACTCAGGTGCTTGAGCCCGATGTCGCCGTGGCTCCTAGTTACGGCTTAGGGATCAAGATTGCCCTCACTGATACCTTCGGCTTGAAGGCGAGCTACAGCGTTTGGCAAACGCCAATTGGTGGTGGCGCCAAGACCAACGACGACGCGGTCTCTGCGGGTATCACATGGATGTTCTAA
- a CDS encoding aminopeptidase, translating to MNYIVKSAYNQFSMMNSQVSLDEALKDPKLTDEQKRKIQLAQKAREFAETELALKPTKNYTKFVLLDRPYVTYVVSAAPKWKLEAYKWHYPIVGSMPYKGFFNEEDAKKEQESLKEENLDTYMRGVSAYSTLGWFKDPLLSSMLQYKDYDLVNTIIHETVHATLYIKHEADFNERMAVFLGNKGAEMFYLKLEGPNSPTLATVKNENGDDKLFSTWLSVKLKALQAWYENLPKDQQIEEKRQEQFKQLQEDFKKELLPQLKTDTYKKFQDIKLNNARLLVYRTYMQDLGDFEKLYDKVGGDFKKFVDECKSLEKEKDPVEALKKKIE from the coding sequence ATCAATTATATTGTTAAATCCGCTTACAATCAGTTTTCGATGATGAATTCTCAGGTCTCGCTGGATGAGGCGCTGAAGGATCCAAAGCTCACTGACGAACAGAAACGCAAAATTCAGCTCGCCCAAAAAGCGCGTGAGTTTGCTGAGACCGAACTTGCACTGAAGCCGACAAAGAACTACACGAAGTTTGTTTTACTCGATCGCCCTTATGTCACTTACGTAGTGAGTGCCGCACCAAAATGGAAACTCGAAGCTTACAAGTGGCACTACCCGATTGTGGGCTCAATGCCTTACAAAGGTTTCTTTAACGAAGAAGATGCTAAAAAAGAGCAAGAGAGCTTGAAAGAAGAAAACCTCGACACTTACATGCGCGGAGTTTCTGCTTACTCAACACTCGGCTGGTTTAAAGATCCTTTATTGTCGTCCATGTTGCAGTACAAGGACTATGACCTCGTCAATACGATTATCCACGAAACCGTTCACGCCACTTTGTACATCAAGCACGAAGCAGACTTTAATGAGCGCATGGCGGTCTTTCTCGGCAACAAGGGTGCTGAGATGTTTTACTTGAAACTGGAAGGGCCGAACTCTCCGACTCTGGCGACGGTTAAGAATGAAAACGGTGATGATAAGCTTTTTTCGACATGGCTCTCTGTGAAATTGAAAGCTCTGCAGGCGTGGTATGAAAATCTGCCGAAAGACCAACAGATTGAAGAAAAGCGTCAAGAGCAGTTCAAACAGCTGCAAGAGGATTTTAAAAAGGAACTTTTGCCACAGCTTAAAACGGATACTTACAAAAAATTCCAGGATATCAAGCTCAACAATGCGCGCTTACTGGTGTACCGCACTTACATGCAAGATCTTGGGGATTTCGAAAAGCTCTATGACAAAGTCGGCGGGGACTTTAAGAAATTCGTCGATGAATGCAAGAGCCTCGAAAAAGAAAAAGATCCTGTGGAAGCTCTCAAGAAAAAGATCGAATAA
- a CDS encoding sigma-70 family RNA polymerase sigma factor: protein MLRDLMKTDLELVEEVKAGNRRSFSELVKRHQKGLLRMSLRFVKDLDTAEDVVQESFIKAFEKLHSFEGRASFKSWLFQIAVNNARNRIRDSRKNMMDIENVQLAVGAEAESGMVHGAVAGMLQEEVDKLPDRQRTALVLRVYEDLSFKEIAEIMGCPYDTAKANYRHALMKLREVFDEQQDLKSWTEEVGGFLVETNQYAEAEG from the coding sequence ATGTTGCGAGATCTTATGAAAACGGATCTTGAGCTGGTGGAAGAAGTGAAGGCTGGTAACAGACGATCTTTTTCTGAACTTGTAAAGCGACATCAGAAAGGACTTCTGAGAATGAGTTTGAGATTCGTAAAGGATCTCGATACGGCGGAAGATGTAGTGCAGGAAAGCTTCATCAAGGCATTTGAAAAGCTTCACAGCTTTGAGGGCAGAGCGAGTTTCAAAAGCTGGCTCTTCCAAATCGCGGTGAACAATGCACGCAACAGAATCCGCGACTCTCGTAAAAACATGATGGACATCGAGAATGTTCAACTTGCTGTCGGTGCTGAAGCCGAAAGTGGCATGGTTCACGGAGCTGTAGCGGGTATGCTGCAGGAAGAAGTGGACAAACTCCCTGACAGACAAAGAACAGCGCTGGTGTTGCGTGTTTACGAGGATCTCAGTTTCAAGGAGATTGCGGAGATCATGGGTTGCCCTTATGACACTGCAAAAGCGAACTATCGTCATGCTCTGATGAAACTTCGCGAAGTATTTGATGAACAACAAGACTTGAAGTCCTGGACGGAGGAGGTCGGGGGCTTCTTGGTCGAAACCAACCAATATGCGGAGGCCGAAGGATGA
- a CDS encoding dipeptidyl aminopeptidase — protein sequence MMVVSNAQAAAAKRSGCTVDSSFPAVIHCPYQTLAVTGKDITRDVKFGIPQGNPPKGGWPTVIIYQGSFFAVEFDRGELMPFGGFNEIRLIKSLMDHGFAVIAPRALARVAWETNIVGVDYETSEDFYFVTEILNKMRTGEFGPLNMDKLFAAGISSGGYHSSRMAVSFPGVFKALAIESASYATCGGPLCIIPRDLPSNHPPTFFLHGALDNVVPVTTMLSYHSRLKEAGIPTDMQIDALAYHQWLSEAPELITKWFLKYR from the coding sequence ATGATGGTTGTATCAAATGCTCAAGCGGCTGCAGCGAAACGCTCGGGTTGTACTGTGGATTCGAGTTTCCCCGCGGTGATTCATTGTCCGTACCAAACGCTGGCTGTCACAGGTAAAGATATCACTCGCGATGTGAAGTTCGGTATTCCCCAGGGAAATCCACCAAAAGGTGGTTGGCCGACGGTGATTATTTATCAAGGCAGTTTTTTTGCGGTAGAGTTTGATCGTGGCGAACTTATGCCTTTTGGCGGCTTTAACGAGATCCGTCTGATTAAAAGCCTGATGGATCATGGCTTTGCAGTGATTGCTCCGCGCGCTCTCGCACGTGTCGCATGGGAAACAAACATCGTCGGTGTTGACTACGAAACTTCAGAAGATTTTTATTTCGTGACTGAGATCCTCAATAAAATGAGAACTGGCGAGTTCGGCCCTCTCAACATGGATAAACTTTTCGCGGCGGGAATTTCTAGCGGCGGTTATCACTCAAGTCGCATGGCTGTGAGTTTTCCGGGAGTTTTCAAGGCCCTCGCGATTGAATCTGCATCTTACGCCACCTGTGGCGGCCCGCTGTGTATCATTCCAAGGGACTTGCCGTCGAATCATCCGCCGACATTCTTTTTGCATGGGGCACTTGATAACGTGGTACCTGTGACGACAATGTTGTCGTATCACTCACGACTTAAAGAAGCGGGGATTCCGACAGATATGCAGATTGATGCTCTGGCATATCACCAGTGGCTGAGCGAAGCGCCGGAACTCATCACGAAGTGGTTCTTGAAATATCGCTAA
- a CDS encoding GGDEF domain-containing protein gives MNHDDDSRDVSEKTSVVSSDTFKGRIQAADGAPPVVVVLIGPPGYVGKQYPISSNDIVIGRSVETQVYIDDKSLSRSHAKFAIVGGEVSIIDLGSTNKTIVNGQALPPLAPCKLKNNDQIKTGNVVFKFLETGNIEALTNQSLYEKANRDALTGAYSKGSLLEKGPEAVKRSELLNEAMSVIVFDIDHFKKINDGHGHPAGDFVLKELSGIVTNKLIRSNDYFARYGGEEFVLILSGGTAKMASEIAERIRQTIETHAFVYEGKVIPVTISLGVVTKSTSDAEWSELFDRADKALYASKQGGRNRVTIAQ, from the coding sequence ATGAATCACGATGATGACTCAAGAGATGTATCAGAGAAGACGAGCGTAGTTAGCTCGGACACTTTTAAAGGCCGTATTCAAGCTGCGGACGGGGCACCTCCCGTTGTTGTGGTTTTGATTGGTCCTCCGGGATACGTTGGAAAACAGTACCCAATTTCTTCGAACGATATTGTGATCGGCCGATCTGTCGAGACGCAAGTGTATATTGATGACAAGAGCTTAAGCCGCTCGCATGCGAAGTTTGCCATCGTTGGTGGTGAAGTTTCTATCATCGATTTGGGATCTACGAACAAAACCATCGTCAATGGTCAGGCGTTACCGCCACTCGCTCCATGCAAATTAAAGAATAATGACCAGATCAAAACGGGCAACGTTGTTTTCAAGTTCCTCGAGACAGGAAACATCGAGGCTCTTACGAATCAGTCTCTCTACGAAAAAGCCAATCGTGATGCTTTGACCGGTGCTTATAGCAAAGGCTCGTTGTTGGAAAAAGGCCCTGAGGCCGTAAAACGTTCTGAGCTTCTGAACGAAGCGATGAGTGTGATTGTTTTCGATATCGATCATTTCAAGAAAATCAACGACGGTCACGGCCATCCCGCCGGCGACTTCGTGTTGAAAGAGCTTTCAGGCATTGTGACCAACAAGCTTATCCGTTCAAATGACTACTTTGCCCGTTATGGTGGTGAAGAGTTTGTTCTGATCTTGTCAGGTGGTACGGCGAAGATGGCGAGTGAAATCGCTGAGCGTATTCGTCAGACGATTGAGACGCACGCTTTTGTGTACGAAGGCAAAGTGATTCCGGTCACGATCTCATTGGGTGTTGTGACAAAAAGCACAAGTGATGCTGAATGGTCTGAACTCTTTGATCGCGCGGATAAAGCTTTGTACGCTTCTAAGCAGGGCGGCCGTAACCGCGTCACCATCGCTCAGTAG